One window of the Acaryochloris sp. CCMEE 5410 genome contains the following:
- a CDS encoding acyl carrier protein, with amino-acid sequence MAENGVQDRVKLVFSDVLDIDLQAISDDLGPENCDSWDSMNNLRLITALEEEFGISFSMEEISSMVDISRVFELIERKG; translated from the coding sequence ATGGCTGAAAATGGTGTCCAAGATAGAGTGAAGCTCGTTTTTTCCGACGTTCTAGACATCGATCTTCAAGCGATTTCAGATGATCTTGGCCCTGAAAACTGTGATAGTTGGGATTCTATGAACAATCTACGACTCATTACAGCCTTAGAAGAAGAGTTCGGCATTAGTTTTTCGATGGAAGAAATTTCTTCCATGGTTGATATTAGCCGCGTATTTGAGCTCATTGAACGCAAAGGCTAG